The following proteins are encoded in a genomic region of Streptomyces lunaelactis:
- a CDS encoding SpoIIE family protein phosphatase: MAEPGVETRTRSSVITARAAASFDPVGRSVATARAFVRDTLQGWGYSDVVDDAVVLTSELVTNAVVHAGTSADVLCLRTEDSVRVEVADRYPEREIPIQGTGLSLGSPDRENGRGLLLCAALASRWGVEYTPTYKQVWFQLDLPQRPVGARSAGPVLPVALLPVADERVRVAVTQIDRTGAIVVWNEDAERLFGYAADQVMGKPLTDFAAWPHTPGIGTGIAEALQLSRWEGSYGIRGTDGRVVPVYASHLRVRDTNGEPSTVCLLVRDDERAVLQTPQRAPVTDSGADSHAADPFEVFIGSPAPDDLDGLLQRTVERARDMLDGDAAFLLLATDDETELEVRASTGLPSARQRFARVPVEAGTGRYGSARMPAVHEDLTAVPGAVPLLNATGMRSVVTVPLKVEGRLTGSLGVAAESAGRYSNEEALRLQFAADRIALAVESARLGELERLRRGSLSFLVEASDLLAGTLDRDQTLALMAQMTVPTLATWCAVYTIADQASDPYLSYVLHEDEERIDGLKALLSKIDPPDPVPTPGARVWTAPANAAQRAALRTSKRELGLGSSPPVSSGIGTTLATAAAVGGETVVLPLVARNRVIGMLTLGKPTDDHFRQEILELAEDLSRRAALALDNARLYSERMAISQSLQRSLLPPGLPQIPGVEVEVIYRAAGEGNEVGGDFYDLFPIRDGAYGFAIGDVCGTGPEAAAVTGLARHALRLLAREGFGGPAVLERLNAAILDEGARSRFLTLLYGELWPQEDGSAVLKIVCAGHPLPLRLRQDGSVETAAEPQPLLGVMEDLELYEQVVTLNPGDVLLCVTDGVTERREGTRMLGDDGLIDVLTTCTGLTAGAVATRVLRAVERFAAEPASDDMAILAMRLPEPHKV, translated from the coding sequence ATGGCAGAGCCGGGCGTCGAGACGCGTACGAGGAGTTCTGTGATCACCGCGCGGGCGGCTGCCAGCTTCGACCCCGTCGGGCGGTCCGTCGCGACCGCCCGCGCCTTTGTCCGCGACACCCTGCAGGGGTGGGGGTACTCCGATGTCGTCGACGACGCCGTGGTCCTCACCAGCGAGCTGGTCACCAATGCCGTCGTGCACGCCGGCACCTCCGCCGATGTGCTCTGTCTGCGCACGGAGGACTCCGTACGGGTCGAAGTCGCCGACCGCTACCCGGAGCGCGAAATCCCCATACAGGGCACCGGCCTGTCGCTCGGCAGCCCCGACCGCGAGAACGGCCGGGGACTGCTGCTGTGCGCCGCCCTCGCCTCCCGCTGGGGCGTCGAGTACACCCCCACCTACAAACAGGTGTGGTTCCAACTCGACCTCCCCCAGCGCCCGGTGGGCGCCCGCTCGGCCGGCCCTGTGCTGCCCGTCGCCCTCCTCCCGGTCGCCGACGAGCGCGTACGCGTCGCCGTCACCCAGATCGACCGGACCGGCGCGATCGTCGTCTGGAACGAGGACGCCGAGCGCCTCTTCGGGTACGCCGCCGACCAGGTCATGGGCAAACCACTGACCGACTTCGCCGCCTGGCCGCACACTCCCGGCATCGGCACCGGCATCGCCGAGGCGCTCCAGCTCTCCCGCTGGGAAGGCAGCTACGGCATCCGCGGCACCGACGGCCGCGTCGTCCCCGTCTACGCATCGCACCTTCGGGTACGGGACACCAACGGTGAGCCCTCCACGGTCTGTCTGCTCGTACGCGACGACGAACGCGCCGTGCTGCAGACCCCGCAGCGCGCCCCCGTCACCGACTCGGGCGCCGACAGCCACGCCGCCGACCCGTTCGAGGTCTTCATCGGCTCCCCCGCCCCCGACGACCTCGACGGCCTTCTCCAGCGCACCGTCGAGCGCGCCCGCGACATGCTCGACGGCGACGCCGCTTTCCTGCTGCTGGCCACCGACGACGAGACCGAGCTGGAAGTACGGGCCTCCACCGGCCTCCCGTCGGCCCGCCAGCGCTTCGCCCGCGTCCCGGTGGAAGCCGGCACCGGCCGCTACGGCTCCGCCCGCATGCCTGCCGTCCACGAGGACCTCACAGCCGTCCCCGGCGCCGTCCCACTGCTCAACGCCACCGGCATGCGCTCGGTCGTCACGGTCCCGCTCAAGGTCGAGGGCCGCCTCACTGGCTCTCTCGGAGTCGCCGCCGAATCCGCCGGCCGGTACTCCAACGAGGAAGCCCTGCGCCTCCAGTTCGCCGCCGACCGGATCGCCCTGGCCGTCGAATCGGCCCGCCTGGGCGAACTGGAACGCCTGCGCCGCGGTTCCCTCTCCTTCCTCGTCGAAGCCTCCGACCTGCTCGCCGGAACGCTCGACCGGGACCAGACACTGGCGCTGATGGCCCAGATGACGGTCCCCACCCTCGCCACCTGGTGCGCCGTCTACACAATCGCCGACCAGGCCTCGGATCCCTACCTCAGCTACGTGCTGCACGAGGACGAGGAAAGAATCGACGGCCTCAAGGCCCTCCTCTCCAAGATCGACCCGCCCGACCCGGTCCCGACGCCGGGCGCCCGCGTGTGGACGGCGCCCGCCAACGCCGCCCAGCGGGCCGCCCTGCGCACCTCCAAGCGCGAACTCGGCCTGGGCTCCAGCCCGCCGGTCTCCTCCGGCATCGGCACCACCCTCGCCACAGCGGCAGCGGTCGGCGGCGAGACGGTCGTACTCCCCCTTGTGGCCCGCAACCGCGTCATCGGCATGCTGACCCTCGGCAAGCCCACCGACGACCACTTCCGCCAGGAAATCCTGGAACTCGCCGAGGACCTCTCCCGCCGGGCCGCCCTCGCCCTGGACAACGCCCGTCTGTACTCCGAGCGCATGGCCATCAGCCAGTCCCTCCAGCGCAGCCTGCTGCCGCCGGGACTCCCCCAGATCCCCGGCGTCGAGGTCGAGGTCATCTACCGCGCGGCCGGCGAAGGCAACGAAGTCGGCGGCGACTTCTACGACCTCTTCCCGATCCGCGACGGCGCGTACGGCTTCGCCATCGGCGACGTCTGCGGTACGGGCCCGGAAGCCGCGGCCGTCACCGGCCTGGCCCGGCACGCACTGCGCCTCCTCGCCCGCGAGGGCTTCGGCGGCCCCGCGGTCCTGGAGCGCCTGAACGCGGCGATCCTCGACGAGGGCGCCCGCAGCCGCTTCCTGACGCTCCTTTACGGCGAGTTGTGGCCACAGGAGGACGGCAGCGCGGTCCTCAAGATTGTCTGCGCCGGCCACCCGCTCCCCCTGCGCCTGCGCCAGGACGGCAGCGTAGAAACTGCCGCGGAACCGCAGCCGCTCCTCGGCGTCATGGAGGACCTGGAGCTGTACGAACAGGTGGTGACCCTCAACCCGGGCGACGTCCTGCTCTGCGTCACCGACGGCGTCACCGAACGCCGCGAGGGGACCCGCATGCTGGGCGACGACGGCCTGATCGACGTCCTCACCACCTGCACCGGCCTCACGGCGGGCGCGGTCGCCACCCGCGTCCTGCGCGCGGTCGAACGCTTCGCCGCCGAGCCGGCCTCCGACGACATGGCCATCCTCGCCATGCGCCTGCCGGAGCCCCACAAGGTCTGA
- a CDS encoding HAMP domain-containing protein, translated as MESDVAARGKNTRAKGGRSRNNGTTEVDTAALNRLLAALVSMRDGNFRRRLTVSGDDVMAEIAAVYNEVADRNLHLTGELARVRRMVGREGKLTERLETGACEGSWASAIDASNALVDDLARPVSEVGRVLSAVAEGDLEQRMELRSHSVDGADGSVRPLRGEFLKVARTVNNLVDQLSAFTDEVTRVALEVGTEGKLGGQAQVRGMSGSWKDLTDSVNTMAYRLTAQVRDIALVTTAVAKGDLSRKVTVHVAGEMLQLKNTVNTMVDQLSSFSSEVTRVAREVGTEGELGGQAAVPGVAGVWKDLTDSVNTMAGNLTSQVRGIAEVTTAVANGDLSQKVTVSARGEVAQLAETINQMTETLRTFADEVTRVASEVGAEGLLGGQAQVPGAAGTWKDLTDSVNTVFRNLTTQVRDIAQVTTAVANGDLSQKVTVDVAGEMLELKNTVNTMVDQLQSFGSEVTRVAREVGVEGRLGGQAEVPGAAGTWKDLTDSVNTAFRNLTGQVRDIAQVTTAVANGDLSQKVTVDVAGEMLELKNTVNTMVAQLSSFADQVTRMARDVGTEGRLGGQARVDGVSGTWKELTDSVNFMAGNLTSQVRQIAQVTTAVARGDLSQKIDVDARGEILELKNTINTMVDQLSAFAEQVTRVAREVGTDGRLGGQAQVPGVAGVWRDLTDSVNGMAENLTGQVRNIAQVATAVARGDLSQKIDVDARGEILELKNTLNTMVDQLSNFAEQVTRVAREVGTEGILGGQAEVQGVSGTWKDLTQSVNFMANNLTSQVRNIAEVTTAVAKGDLSKKITVDAKGEILELVTTVNTMVDQLLDFADEVTRVAREVGTEGVLGGQARVRGVTGIWKDLSDNVNLMANNLTNQVRNIARVSAAVANGDLTKKVTVEARGEVAELAETVNTMVTTLSSFADEVTRVAREVGTEGELGGQAHVPGVSGTWKDLTESVNSMASNLTGQVRQIATVTTAIAKGDLTRKIDIDARGEILELKTTINTMVDQLSSFAEEVTRVAREVGTDGQLGGQARVRDVDGTWRDLTESVNEMAGNLTRQVRAIAAVATAVTRGDLNLKIDVDAAGEIQVLQDNINTMIANLRDTTLANEEQDWLKGNLARISGLMQGRRDLEDVASLIMSELTPVVSAQHGAFFLAMQTGSGADVSAASGESSYELCMRGSYGYSAGLMPTSFRPGETLIGTAAEEKRTIQVNVPPGYLRISSGLGEASPAYVIVLPVLFEGKVLGVIELASFQPFTQIQRDFLNQIAEMIATSVNTISVNTKTEVLLKQSQELTEQLRERSAELENRQKALQASNAELEEKAELLAQQNRDIEVKNTEIEEARQVLEERAEQLAVSMRYKSEFLANMSHELRTPLNSLLILAKLLADNAEGNLSPKQVEFAETIHGAGSDLLQLINDILDLSKVEAGKMDVSPTRIALVQLVDYVEATFRPLTAEKGLDFSVRVSPELPATLHTDEQRLLQVLRNLLSNAVKFTDSGAVELVIRPASADVPQSIREQLLEAGSLREMDGDLIAFSVTDTGIGIAAGKMRVIFEAFKQADGTTSRKYGGTGLGLSISREIARLLGGEIHAASEPGRGSTFTLYLPLHPSELPPQGYPQLGPGAADPQGAVDDGFEDGVQQTHAQPSAHADTHSGPAALFRRRRKALGAMDQRSALPGQGGSAAGQEQWAGANGAQEAPEPRRTFSFEGEKVLIVDDDIRNVFALTSVLEQHGLSVLYAENGREGIEVLEQHDDVTVVLMDIMMPEMDGYATTTAIRRMPQFAGLPIIALTAKAMKGDREKAIESGASDYVTKPVDPDHLLSVMEQWMRGE; from the coding sequence GTGGAGTCTGACGTGGCGGCGCGTGGCAAGAACACGCGCGCGAAGGGCGGACGGTCCCGGAACAATGGGACGACCGAAGTGGACACAGCGGCCCTGAACAGGCTGCTGGCGGCTCTCGTGTCGATGCGGGACGGGAATTTCCGCCGGCGTCTGACCGTGTCGGGCGACGATGTGATGGCCGAGATCGCGGCCGTCTACAACGAGGTCGCGGACCGTAATCTGCACCTCACGGGCGAGTTGGCGCGCGTACGCAGGATGGTCGGGCGCGAGGGGAAGCTGACCGAGCGGCTGGAGACGGGGGCCTGCGAGGGCTCCTGGGCGTCCGCGATCGATGCCTCGAACGCGCTGGTGGACGATCTGGCGCGGCCGGTGTCCGAGGTGGGGCGGGTGCTCTCGGCGGTCGCCGAGGGCGACCTGGAGCAGCGTATGGAGCTGCGCTCGCACTCCGTGGACGGGGCCGACGGGTCCGTACGGCCGCTGCGGGGCGAATTCCTGAAGGTCGCACGTACGGTCAACAACCTGGTCGACCAGCTGTCGGCGTTCACCGACGAGGTGACGCGGGTGGCACTGGAGGTCGGTACCGAGGGCAAACTCGGTGGCCAGGCACAGGTGCGCGGAATGTCCGGTTCGTGGAAGGACCTCACGGATTCGGTCAACACCATGGCGTACCGACTGACCGCGCAGGTACGTGACATTGCTCTCGTCACCACGGCGGTCGCCAAGGGCGATCTGTCGCGCAAGGTCACCGTCCATGTGGCCGGCGAGATGCTGCAGCTGAAGAACACCGTCAACACGATGGTCGACCAGCTGTCCTCGTTTTCCTCCGAGGTGACCCGGGTGGCCCGGGAGGTGGGCACCGAGGGCGAGCTCGGTGGGCAGGCCGCGGTGCCGGGTGTGGCCGGGGTGTGGAAGGACCTCACCGATTCGGTGAACACCATGGCCGGAAACCTGACCTCGCAGGTGCGCGGGATCGCCGAGGTGACGACGGCCGTCGCGAATGGTGATCTGTCGCAGAAGGTCACGGTGAGCGCGCGTGGAGAGGTGGCGCAGCTCGCCGAGACGATCAACCAGATGACCGAGACGCTGCGTACGTTCGCGGACGAGGTCACGCGTGTGGCGAGCGAGGTCGGGGCCGAGGGTCTGCTCGGCGGTCAGGCGCAGGTGCCGGGCGCCGCGGGGACCTGGAAGGACCTCACGGACTCGGTGAACACCGTCTTCCGGAACCTGACCACCCAGGTGCGGGACATCGCGCAGGTGACGACGGCCGTCGCGAACGGTGATCTGTCGCAGAAGGTCACGGTCGATGTCGCGGGCGAGATGCTGGAGCTGAAGAACACCGTCAACACGATGGTGGACCAGCTGCAGTCCTTCGGTTCCGAGGTGACCCGGGTGGCCCGGGAGGTCGGCGTCGAGGGCCGCCTCGGCGGTCAGGCGGAGGTGCCCGGCGCGGCCGGGACGTGGAAGGACCTCACGGACTCGGTGAACACCGCGTTCCGTAACCTCACCGGTCAGGTGCGGGACATCGCGCAGGTGACGACGGCGGTCGCCAATGGTGATCTGTCGCAGAAGGTCACGGTCGATGTCGCGGGCGAGATGCTGGAGCTGAAGAACACCGTCAACACGATGGTGGCGCAGCTCTCCTCGTTCGCCGATCAGGTCACGCGGATGGCGCGGGACGTGGGTACGGAGGGCCGTCTCGGTGGCCAGGCGCGTGTCGACGGCGTCAGCGGTACGTGGAAGGAACTCACCGACTCCGTCAACTTCATGGCGGGGAATCTGACCTCGCAGGTGCGGCAGATCGCGCAGGTGACGACTGCCGTTGCCCGCGGTGATCTGTCGCAGAAGATCGACGTGGATGCGCGCGGCGAGATCCTGGAGCTGAAGAACACCATCAACACGATGGTCGACCAGCTCTCCGCCTTCGCGGAGCAAGTGACCCGGGTGGCCCGTGAGGTGGGTACGGACGGCCGGCTCGGTGGTCAGGCGCAGGTGCCGGGCGTCGCCGGAGTTTGGCGCGATCTGACCGACTCGGTGAACGGCATGGCCGAGAACCTCACGGGTCAGGTCCGTAACATCGCGCAGGTCGCCACCGCCGTGGCCCGCGGCGATCTGTCGCAGAAGATCGACGTGGATGCGCGCGGCGAGATCCTGGAGCTGAAGAACACCCTCAACACGATGGTGGACCAGCTCTCCAACTTCGCCGAGCAGGTGACCCGGGTGGCCCGGGAGGTGGGCACCGAGGGCATCCTCGGCGGCCAGGCCGAGGTGCAGGGCGTATCCGGCACCTGGAAGGACCTCACCCAGTCCGTCAACTTCATGGCGAACAACCTGACTTCACAGGTGCGCAACATCGCCGAGGTCACCACTGCGGTCGCCAAGGGCGATCTGTCGAAGAAGATCACCGTCGATGCCAAGGGCGAGATCCTCGAGTTGGTGACGACGGTCAACACGATGGTCGACCAGCTTCTGGACTTCGCCGACGAGGTGACCAGGGTCGCCCGTGAGGTGGGTACGGAAGGTGTGCTGGGCGGCCAGGCCCGGGTGCGCGGTGTCACCGGCATCTGGAAGGACCTCAGCGACAACGTCAACCTGATGGCCAACAACCTCACCAATCAGGTGCGGAACATCGCCCGGGTCTCGGCGGCGGTCGCCAACGGCGATCTGACGAAGAAGGTGACGGTCGAGGCGCGCGGCGAGGTCGCGGAGCTCGCCGAGACCGTCAACACGATGGTGACGACCCTGTCGTCGTTCGCCGACGAGGTGACCCGCGTGGCCCGAGAGGTGGGCACGGAGGGCGAGCTGGGCGGTCAGGCCCATGTGCCGGGCGTCTCCGGTACGTGGAAGGACCTCACCGAGTCCGTGAACTCGATGGCGTCCAATCTGACCGGCCAGGTGCGGCAGATCGCCACGGTCACCACCGCCATCGCCAAGGGCGATCTCACCAGGAAGATCGACATCGATGCGCGGGGCGAGATCCTCGAGCTGAAGACCACCATCAACACCATGGTCGACCAGCTGTCCTCGTTCGCCGAGGAGGTCACCCGGGTGGCCCGCGAGGTGGGTACGGACGGACAGCTGGGCGGTCAGGCCCGGGTGCGGGACGTCGACGGCACCTGGCGCGACCTCACCGAATCGGTGAACGAGATGGCCGGAAACCTCACTCGCCAGGTGCGCGCGATCGCCGCGGTGGCGACCGCGGTGACCCGCGGCGATCTGAACCTCAAGATCGATGTGGACGCGGCGGGCGAGATCCAGGTCCTCCAGGACAACATCAACACGATGATCGCGAACCTCCGCGACACCACCCTCGCCAACGAGGAACAGGACTGGCTCAAGGGCAACCTGGCCCGCATCTCCGGTCTGATGCAGGGCCGGCGCGACCTCGAGGACGTGGCGTCGCTGATCATGAGCGAGCTCACCCCGGTGGTCTCGGCTCAGCACGGAGCGTTCTTCCTGGCCATGCAGACGGGTTCCGGCGCCGATGTGTCGGCGGCGAGCGGGGAGAGCTCGTACGAACTGTGCATGCGCGGCAGTTACGGCTACTCCGCCGGTCTGATGCCGACGTCGTTCCGGCCGGGCGAGACGCTGATCGGCACCGCCGCGGAGGAGAAGCGGACCATCCAGGTCAATGTGCCGCCGGGCTATCTGAGGATCTCCTCGGGGCTCGGGGAGGCCTCGCCGGCGTATGTGATCGTGCTGCCGGTGCTCTTCGAGGGGAAGGTCCTCGGTGTGATCGAGCTGGCGTCGTTCCAGCCCTTCACCCAGATCCAGCGGGACTTCCTCAACCAGATCGCCGAGATGATCGCGACGAGCGTCAACACCATCAGCGTCAATACGAAGACCGAGGTGCTGCTCAAGCAGTCGCAGGAGCTGACCGAGCAGCTGCGTGAGCGCTCCGCGGAGCTGGAGAACCGGCAGAAGGCGCTGCAGGCGTCCAACGCCGAACTGGAGGAGAAGGCCGAGCTGCTGGCCCAGCAGAACCGCGACATCGAGGTGAAGAACACCGAGATCGAAGAGGCCAGGCAGGTCCTCGAGGAGCGTGCCGAGCAGCTCGCGGTGTCGATGCGCTACAAGTCGGAGTTCCTGGCGAACATGTCGCACGAGCTGCGGACGCCGCTCAACTCCCTGTTGATCCTGGCCAAGTTGCTCGCCGACAACGCCGAGGGCAATCTCTCGCCGAAGCAGGTGGAGTTCGCCGAGACGATCCACGGTGCCGGGTCCGACCTGCTGCAACTGATCAACGACATCCTCGATCTGTCGAAGGTCGAGGCGGGCAAGATGGATGTCAGCCCGACCCGTATCGCGCTGGTCCAGCTCGTGGACTATGTGGAGGCGACCTTCCGGCCACTGACCGCGGAGAAGGGTCTCGATTTCTCCGTACGGGTCTCGCCGGAGCTGCCCGCGACCCTGCACACCGACGAGCAGCGGCTGCTGCAGGTGCTGCGCAACCTCCTGTCCAACGCGGTGAAGTTCACCGACAGCGGTGCGGTGGAGCTGGTGATCCGGCCGGCGAGCGCCGATGTGCCGCAGTCGATCCGCGAGCAGTTGCTGGAGGCCGGTTCGCTGCGTGAAATGGACGGCGATCTGATCGCCTTCTCGGTGACCGATACCGGTATCGGGATCGCGGCGGGGAAGATGCGCGTGATCTTCGAGGCGTTCAAGCAGGCGGACGGCACGACCAGCCGCAAGTACGGCGGTACGGGCCTCGGTCTGTCGATCAGCCGGGAGATCGCCCGGCTTCTGGGCGGCGAGATCCACGCGGCGAGCGAACCGGGCCGTGGCTCGACGTTCACTCTTTATCTGCCCCTTCACCCGAGCGAACTGCCGCCGCAGGGCTACCCGCAGCTCGGCCCCGGCGCCGCCGACCCGCAGGGCGCCGTCGACGACGGTTTTGAGGACGGGGTCCAGCAGACGCATGCGCAGCCGTCCGCGCACGCCGACACGCACTCGGGTCCGGCAGCGCTGTTCAGGCGGCGCCGCAAGGCGCTCGGCGCCATGGACCAGCGGTCCGCGCTGCCGGGCCAGGGCGGGTCCGCCGCGGGCCAGGAGCAGTGGGCCGGGGCGAACGGCGCCCAGGAGGCGCCGGAGCCGAGGCGCACCTTCAGCTTCGAGGGCGAGAAGGTGCTGATCGTCGATGACGACATCCGCAATGTCTTCGCGCTCACCAGCGTGCTGGAGCAGCACGGTCTGTCGGTGCTGTACGCGGAGAACGGGCGCGAGGGCATCGAAGTCCTGGAGCAGCACGACGATGTGACGGTCGTACTGATGGACATCATGATGCCGGAGATGGACGGGTATGCGACGACGACCGCGATCCGCAGGATGCCGCAGTTCGCCGGGTTGCCGATCATCGCGCTCACCGCGAAGGCGATGAAGGGCGACCGGGAGAAGGCCATCGAGTCCGGAGCTTCCGACTACGTCACCAAGCCGGTGGATCCTGACCATTTGCTCTCTGTGATGGAGCAGTGGATGCGCGGGGAGTGA
- a CDS encoding response regulator — translation MVQKAKILLVDDRPENLLALEAILSALDQTLVRASSGEEALKALLTDDFAVILLDVQMPGMDGFETAAHIKRRERTRDIPIIFLTAINHGPHHTFRGYAAGAVDYISKPFDPWVLRAKVSVFVELYMKNCQLREQAALLRLQLEGGGQANHGATKEPAGLLAELSARLAAVEEQAEALSKQLDDDSADAAAVATAAHLERKLTGLRRALDALEPGTGGATPSLPSQN, via the coding sequence ATGGTGCAGAAGGCCAAGATCCTCCTGGTCGATGACCGGCCGGAGAATCTGCTGGCGCTGGAGGCCATCCTCTCTGCGCTCGATCAGACGCTGGTGCGGGCATCGTCAGGGGAGGAAGCGCTCAAAGCGCTGCTGACGGACGATTTCGCGGTCATTCTGCTGGATGTCCAGATGCCAGGAATGGACGGATTCGAAACGGCCGCGCACATCAAGCGCCGTGAGCGGACCCGGGACATCCCGATCATCTTTCTCACCGCGATCAACCACGGCCCGCACCACACCTTCCGGGGTTACGCCGCGGGCGCGGTCGACTACATCTCCAAGCCGTTCGATCCATGGGTGCTGCGTGCGAAGGTCTCGGTCTTCGTCGAGCTGTACATGAAGAACTGCCAACTGCGTGAGCAGGCCGCGCTCCTCCGGCTCCAGCTGGAGGGTGGCGGCCAGGCGAACCACGGCGCCACCAAGGAGCCCGCGGGCCTCCTTGCCGAACTTTCCGCGCGGCTCGCGGCAGTTGAGGAGCAGGCGGAAGCCCTCTCCAAACAGCTCGACGACGACTCGGCGGACGCCGCGGCCGTCGCCACCGCAGCCCATCTCGAACGCAAACTGACCGGTCTTCGCCGGGCCCTGGACGCGCTGGAACCGGGCACCGGCGGCGCTACGCCGAGCCTTCCCTCGCAGAACTGA